One Vibrio gallaecicus genomic region harbors:
- a CDS encoding vWA domain-containing protein codes for MTVPIFLSEFHFLRVEWLLLIVPFIGLLLIHSKREASEQQWLKALPTHLAKAMRVEQPSWGKQLPKKLLFVIGLAAIFVAAGPSWYRQSSLFGEDNSQLIVVLDVSDTMNQTDVAPSRLIMAKQKILETIEARNSGETALIVYSGSAHVAMPFTQDIAIFKPLLESIKPEVMPRQGKFAEYTVPVIERLLSLSDSATVMLVTDALNQQSITSYTQYFKHRPHRLLTYGIGHPDRPSNFPLQSGKLESLSESVNGDYVQFSPTNNDVGRLERIITQNAKMNMGSSEPWFDSGYSLVWFILVVYLMWFRKGWLVHWGIILCLSSFSFYSPNVTASEWSFVDLWLTKDQQGQYYYQQGEYKLSAELFDNDQWKATAYFQAGEYEIAQQYFMRNDDLHSQLGVAASLTHQKEYLAAKRFYISLLEVYPNSIAAKTNLIIVEKIIKDIDQFTKSQANNNEQQSSRDLGDKPQTSEGLEQEVESKLLIKEVLTAEQILSNASANDKWMRAVQSDLSDFLTSKFYIQFEAGIGISKEFESEH; via the coding sequence ATGACTGTACCTATATTTCTTTCTGAGTTTCATTTTCTTCGAGTTGAGTGGCTGTTATTAATTGTGCCTTTTATTGGGCTTTTGCTGATCCATTCGAAGCGTGAAGCTAGTGAACAACAGTGGTTAAAAGCGTTACCGACACATCTAGCGAAAGCGATGCGGGTAGAGCAACCTTCTTGGGGAAAGCAGTTACCCAAAAAACTACTTTTTGTGATTGGTCTTGCTGCCATTTTCGTTGCTGCAGGTCCAAGTTGGTATCGCCAATCTTCGTTATTTGGAGAAGACAACTCTCAATTGATCGTGGTGCTGGATGTGTCTGATACGATGAATCAAACAGACGTTGCACCAAGCCGATTGATCATGGCAAAACAAAAAATCTTGGAGACGATAGAAGCAAGAAACTCTGGAGAAACAGCGTTAATCGTATATTCAGGGAGTGCACATGTCGCGATGCCTTTTACACAAGATATAGCAATTTTCAAACCGCTATTAGAGTCAATTAAGCCAGAGGTAATGCCAAGGCAAGGTAAGTTTGCGGAATATACCGTGCCAGTGATTGAGAGACTATTAAGTTTAAGCGACTCAGCAACCGTTATGCTAGTGACAGATGCTTTAAATCAACAATCAATTACTTCTTACACTCAATATTTTAAGCACCGACCTCATCGATTATTAACTTATGGAATCGGTCACCCTGATCGTCCTTCTAATTTCCCTCTACAAAGTGGAAAGTTGGAGAGCTTAAGTGAGTCGGTAAATGGTGATTATGTCCAGTTTTCACCAACTAATAATGATGTCGGTAGGCTTGAACGCATTATTACCCAAAATGCTAAAATGAATATGGGGTCGTCTGAGCCTTGGTTTGATTCTGGGTATTCACTTGTGTGGTTCATCTTAGTTGTTTATCTAATGTGGTTCCGCAAAGGGTGGCTCGTTCATTGGGGAATTATTTTATGTTTAAGTAGCTTTTCATTCTATTCACCAAATGTCACCGCAAGTGAGTGGTCTTTTGTCGATCTGTGGTTAACCAAAGATCAGCAGGGTCAGTATTATTATCAACAAGGTGAATACAAGCTTTCCGCCGAGTTATTCGATAATGACCAATGGAAAGCGACAGCCTATTTTCAAGCTGGTGAATACGAAATTGCTCAACAGTACTTCATGAGAAATGATGATCTTCACTCTCAGTTGGGTGTCGCGGCGTCATTGACTCATCAAAAAGAGTATTTAGCGGCTAAGCGTTTTTATATCTCGTTGCTAGAGGTATACCCTAACAGTATTGCAGCCAAAACTAACCTAATAATTGTGGAAAAAATCATTAAGGACATCGACCAATTCACCAAGAGCCAAGCCAATAATAATGAGCAGCAAAGTAGTCGAGATTTAGGGGATAAACCTCAAACGTCAGAAGGGCTTGAGCAAGAAGTAGAATCAAAGCTGCTAATCAAAGAAGTACTTACTGCTGAGCAAATATTATCAAACGCATCAGCAAATGATAAATGGATGAGAGCGGTGCAAAGTGATCTCTCTGATTTTTTAACTTCCAAGTTTTACATTCAATTCGAGGCGGGCATAGGGATAAGTAAGGAGTTTGAAAGTGAGCACTAA
- a CDS encoding VWA domain-containing protein, producing MEFEYSWVFALLPIPLFIYLLAPQYQTQRVAIRVPFFTRLVEDLQLNVNNGSSDIKPGRWQRFSLVFGWILLVISAAKPVWLGDEETRDLDGRDLMVLVDLSGSMSTTDFYSVNGVEESRLQAAKQVLSEFSEQRKGDRLGLIVFGDFAYMQSPFTADHKAWLSLLKESQVAMAGPSTHLGDAIGLGIKTYLSEETIDNSEGNKDKNKGKSRDGKDTRENDKQRVMIVLTDGNDTNSLVPPIDAAKVAAANNIRIHTIAMGNPNTAGEQALEVETLNSIAGITGGQSFLAMSYQELQLVYQVIADLEPTVYKSFTFQPKVSLHFVPVILLVLHHLLFMAVSLFRTRQCPNIGEEIK from the coding sequence ATGGAGTTTGAATATTCGTGGGTATTTGCTTTATTGCCGATTCCTCTTTTTATCTACCTCCTTGCACCTCAATATCAGACTCAAAGAGTCGCCATTCGTGTTCCATTTTTTACGCGATTGGTCGAAGACCTGCAGCTAAATGTGAATAACGGAAGTTCAGATATAAAACCTGGGCGCTGGCAACGATTTTCATTGGTCTTCGGTTGGATACTGTTAGTTATTTCAGCAGCAAAACCAGTATGGCTAGGTGACGAAGAAACTAGAGATTTAGACGGACGAGACTTGATGGTACTGGTTGATTTGTCGGGTTCTATGTCGACCACCGATTTCTATAGTGTGAATGGTGTTGAAGAATCAAGGTTACAAGCTGCGAAGCAAGTTTTGAGTGAGTTCAGTGAACAGCGTAAGGGAGATCGGCTAGGGTTAATTGTTTTTGGTGATTTTGCGTACATGCAATCGCCATTTACAGCTGACCATAAAGCTTGGTTGTCTTTATTGAAAGAAAGCCAAGTTGCAATGGCTGGACCAAGTACTCACCTAGGGGACGCAATAGGTCTGGGGATTAAAACTTACCTTTCAGAGGAAACTATTGATAATAGCGAGGGTAATAAAGACAAAAATAAAGGTAAGAGTAGAGATGGCAAAGATACTAGGGAAAATGACAAGCAAAGAGTGATGATTGTCCTCACCGATGGAAATGATACCAACAGCCTTGTTCCTCCTATAGACGCGGCTAAAGTTGCTGCGGCAAACAACATTAGGATTCATACCATAGCGATGGGTAACCCTAATACTGCAGGAGAACAAGCTTTGGAAGTTGAAACGCTAAACAGTATTGCCGGCATCACTGGTGGCCAGTCATTTTTAGCGATGTCATACCAAGAGCTTCAATTGGTTTATCAAGTGATTGCAGACTTAGAGCCTACGGTTTACAAGAGTTTTACCTTTCAACCCAAAGTTAGCCTACATTTTGTGCCAGTAATATTGCTTGTATTGCACCATCTTTTGTTCATGGCTGTGAGCTTATTTAGAACGAGACAGTGTCCCAATATAGGGGAGGAAATCAAATGA
- a CDS encoding BatD family protein produces the protein MSTNLTCRTLLSSCLLLLLLVTSNSFSMEISDLSHRGSLQVNAWVDDAHGGNSTHSNNYSRAFSVHEQVTVNIEILSDTWFTKGTHIHRFEVDNAVVLSNQLHSINSTKRLNGKTYSQQIWEVVVYPLQSGEFLIPSITIELEIKNISGSSGKNAHENKNNKEKNSNVSGFIQTEPIRFSANKQSAFMFEPHLWLTADNVDVSQQITVVSSSEDREQLHINVGDSISRTITLTASNTNSMLLPELVNCDDFPYTTDYVKCFVQSSQINETRIRGVNKTTKVEAITYVVKEAGEFTLPEVVLFVWEPENQEIKSLKLDSANYRIKYTLGSWVKAYLHELLVAVACVLLILIMMKKLVVYYSSRKSPLLFRFLLSLVKKEVVDSENIVYERFLTKYGQYRLFTQGKELDDTSIHRRYKELSKVTLFNRRYLINLWCRITR, from the coding sequence GTGAGCACTAACTTAACATGCAGAACGCTATTATCATCCTGTCTGCTTTTGCTGTTATTAGTGACGAGTAATAGCTTCAGCATGGAAATTAGCGACTTATCTCATCGAGGAAGTCTTCAGGTTAATGCGTGGGTGGATGATGCTCACGGTGGAAATAGTACACATAGCAATAACTACAGTCGCGCTTTTTCTGTTCATGAACAAGTGACAGTTAATATTGAAATACTGTCTGACACTTGGTTCACCAAAGGAACTCACATACATCGATTTGAAGTTGATAATGCAGTGGTTCTTTCTAACCAACTTCATTCTATAAACTCAACTAAACGTTTAAATGGGAAGACTTATTCCCAGCAAATATGGGAGGTTGTGGTTTATCCATTACAAAGCGGCGAGTTTTTAATTCCAAGTATCACCATTGAGCTAGAAATCAAAAACATCAGCGGGAGTAGCGGTAAAAATGCCCATGAAAATAAAAACAATAAGGAAAAAAATAGCAATGTAAGTGGCTTTATTCAGACTGAGCCCATTCGATTTAGTGCGAATAAGCAGAGCGCTTTTATGTTTGAACCGCACCTTTGGTTGACTGCTGATAATGTGGATGTTTCACAACAAATAACGGTGGTCAGTAGCAGTGAAGATAGAGAACAATTACACATTAATGTTGGTGACTCGATATCAAGAACCATCACTTTAACCGCGAGTAACACGAACTCGATGCTTTTACCGGAACTAGTGAATTGCGATGATTTTCCTTATACAACTGATTATGTGAAGTGCTTCGTTCAATCTTCTCAAATTAATGAGACGCGTATTCGTGGGGTGAATAAAACTACAAAAGTAGAAGCGATAACCTACGTTGTAAAAGAAGCCGGAGAGTTTACCTTGCCAGAAGTCGTTCTCTTTGTTTGGGAGCCTGAAAATCAGGAGATAAAAAGCCTAAAATTGGATTCAGCTAACTACAGAATAAAGTACACGTTAGGATCATGGGTTAAGGCTTATCTTCATGAGTTGTTGGTGGCTGTTGCCTGTGTTTTGCTTATTCTCATCATGATGAAGAAATTGGTTGTTTATTATTCTTCGCGTAAATCGCCATTATTATTCAGGTTTTTACTGTCGTTGGTGAAAAAAGAGGTGGTTGACTCTGAGAATATTGTTTATGAAAGATTTCTGACCAAATACGGTCAATACAGATTGTTTACACAAGGTAAAGAGCTAGACGATACGTCAATACATAGACGTTATAAGGAGCTATCAAAAGTAACTTTATTTAATAGGCGATATTTAATAAATCTTTGGTGTCGAATCACCCGATGA
- a CDS encoding methyl-accepting chemotaxis protein — protein sequence MKFSQKILLASSLLLLSSIALLTAMQAYTVRKELEVIEHTSLNQMVKEMTNVIALELQSKKNLARFTTETVQYYGDTLQEVQNVIETSILKENFIAVGFGEERSGSFVENDDNWQAGSDYDPRTRPWYQQSASKQQLIVTEPYIDVSTRTTVISIGTPVFQNKQFVGSMFFDVDLSGLSDLVGEVHLFNASDFFIMTDKGITIAHPDTSKNGEEVTSYIPDINLHLKDQKIELNERLYQIRIAEIPGQNWLIGAIVDEEKAYQSVYKMRNTSLLYGLVAALVSVVILSLLIKYLIRPIHILNDAIENVASGEGDLTKRLDTNTDREFVTLAEGFNAFANKIQTQIIESKQLGQEILEVTEVTVAGSKKSVGTMNQQLQELEQLASAMNEMSVTASEVANNAQGAASAAKDAGDATERGSNAMSETGTSIDFLASQIEQALIEMQNLEAATANIETVLNVINDIASQTNLLALNAAIEAARAGDSGRGFAVVADEVRTLAQRTQDSTSEIGSLIEHLQSGARTVSSAMDQSKQSTTDAVTKAKLAELVLEEIKQEIDRITEVSIQIASAAEEQSLVSEEINGNTLRIKELSTDATNIAENASKSLDNQQSKILEQDHVLNRFIV from the coding sequence TTGAAATTTAGTCAAAAAATATTGCTTGCATCGTCATTACTGCTGCTTTCTTCCATCGCTTTACTTACCGCCATGCAAGCTTACACGGTACGAAAAGAGCTAGAAGTCATAGAGCATACAAGTCTAAACCAAATGGTAAAAGAAATGACAAATGTCATTGCTCTAGAACTGCAAAGTAAAAAAAACTTAGCTCGCTTCACTACTGAAACTGTTCAGTATTACGGTGATACGCTTCAAGAAGTCCAGAATGTTATTGAAACCTCTATCTTAAAAGAGAACTTTATTGCCGTAGGTTTTGGTGAAGAAAGAAGTGGGTCGTTTGTCGAGAATGATGATAACTGGCAGGCTGGCTCTGATTACGATCCGAGAACTCGTCCTTGGTATCAACAAAGTGCATCAAAACAGCAATTGATCGTTACAGAGCCGTATATCGATGTTTCTACAAGGACAACTGTCATCTCAATCGGTACCCCAGTATTTCAAAATAAACAATTTGTTGGATCAATGTTTTTTGATGTCGATCTGAGTGGTTTGTCTGATTTGGTCGGTGAGGTACACCTATTTAACGCGAGTGATTTTTTCATTATGACAGATAAAGGGATCACTATTGCTCACCCTGATACATCAAAAAATGGAGAAGAGGTAACGAGCTATATACCGGATATTAACCTTCATTTGAAAGATCAAAAAATAGAATTAAACGAAAGATTATACCAAATTCGTATAGCCGAAATTCCGGGGCAAAATTGGTTAATTGGGGCGATTGTTGATGAAGAAAAAGCGTATCAGAGTGTCTACAAAATGCGTAATACCTCTCTACTTTATGGTTTGGTAGCAGCATTAGTCAGTGTAGTTATCTTAAGTCTGTTGATTAAATACTTGATTAGACCAATTCATATTTTAAATGATGCCATCGAAAATGTTGCCTCTGGTGAGGGAGATTTAACAAAACGACTTGATACAAATACAGACCGTGAATTCGTAACATTAGCAGAGGGTTTCAACGCATTTGCAAACAAAATTCAAACCCAGATTATCGAATCTAAACAGTTAGGCCAGGAGATATTGGAAGTAACAGAAGTCACGGTGGCGGGATCTAAAAAGTCAGTTGGAACGATGAACCAGCAACTTCAGGAACTTGAGCAGTTAGCTTCGGCGATGAATGAGATGTCCGTTACTGCATCTGAAGTGGCCAATAATGCCCAAGGTGCTGCATCAGCAGCCAAAGACGCAGGAGATGCAACGGAGAGAGGTTCAAATGCAATGAGTGAAACTGGAACCTCGATTGATTTTCTTGCTTCACAGATTGAGCAAGCTTTGATAGAAATGCAAAACCTAGAAGCTGCGACAGCAAACATTGAAACCGTACTAAATGTTATCAACGATATTGCTAGTCAAACGAACTTGTTGGCATTAAATGCAGCGATAGAAGCAGCAAGAGCTGGTGATTCTGGTCGTGGTTTTGCTGTAGTAGCCGATGAAGTTAGGACGTTAGCCCAGCGTACTCAGGATTCTACTTCTGAAATCGGAAGTTTGATTGAGCACTTACAAAGTGGAGCGCGAACGGTTTCTAGTGCTATGGACCAAAGTAAGCAATCAACGACAGATGCCGTAACCAAAGCGAAGTTAGCGGAGTTGGTACTTGAAGAAATTAAACAAGAAATAGATAGAATTACCGAAGTCAGTATTCAAATAGCTTCTGCGGCTGAAGAACAGAGTTTAGTGTCCGAAGAAATCAATGGGAATACGCTTCGAATTAAAGAGTTGTCTACTGATGCTACAAATATTGCGGAAAATGCGAGTAAGTCACTCGATAACCAACAAAGTAAAATATTGGAGCAGGACCATGTACTAAACCGTTTTATTGTCTGA